One Lentibacillus cibarius DNA window includes the following coding sequences:
- a CDS encoding OsmC family protein, with translation MAQHHFHLQANWPGGRNSTGSIAAGNLQTKISIPPEMDGPGVGTNPDEMLLGAAATCYVITLAAMIERSGLPLAEMSLDSEGVVDVTKGVFTYKKIIHKPYVALQDGASEKEYAKLQKLIEKAESSCMISRAVKGNVEIEVQATVE, from the coding sequence ATGGCACAGCATCATTTTCATTTACAAGCGAATTGGCCAGGCGGTAGGAACAGTACCGGATCAATTGCAGCCGGGAATTTGCAGACGAAAATCTCGATACCGCCGGAGATGGACGGACCGGGCGTGGGTACCAACCCGGACGAAATGTTATTGGGAGCGGCAGCCACATGCTATGTAATTACACTCGCAGCGATGATCGAACGGTCCGGACTACCGCTTGCGGAAATGTCACTTGACTCGGAGGGAGTAGTAGACGTGACGAAAGGTGTGTTCACGTATAAAAAAATCATCCATAAACCATACGTGGCCTTGCAGGACGGTGCGAGTGAGAAGGAATATGCAAAACTGCAAAAACTTATCGAAAAAGCCGAATCAAGCTGCATGATCTCCCGCGCCGTAAAAGGCAATGTAGAAATAGAAGTGCAGGCAACTGTTGAATAA
- the chrA gene encoding chromate efflux transporter produces MQKQHSLIEILGAALKLGLTSFGGPVAHLGYFKGEYIDKRKWLDDKTYADIIALCQFLPGPASSQVGISIGMLRGGILGGLVSWFGFTVPSVIALVLFALFYQNFSLGDAAWIASLKIVAVAVVAHAVIGLGKKLTPDTPRIAVALTAAVVMLLFPSALVQLGVIIGAAMLGFFLFSNQAIPRVQPFSMPISKKQGVVSLAVLVSLLIGLPLISQTVSNLYVTLADIFFRVGSLVFGGGHVVLPLLEQEVVPNGMLTGSEFLAGYGMAQAVPGPLFTFSSYLGTMISGIGGAIIATFAIFFPSFLLLIGALPFLSELRQRSGFQGVLTGVNASVVGILLAAWYDPVFTSSVADGADFALAVALFGLLHFWKAPAWLVVIIGVIVGTGMSYIFG; encoded by the coding sequence ATGCAAAAACAACATTCACTTATAGAAATACTTGGAGCTGCCCTCAAGTTGGGGTTAACCTCGTTCGGTGGTCCAGTTGCCCATCTTGGTTATTTTAAAGGTGAATACATTGATAAACGAAAGTGGCTAGATGATAAAACATATGCGGACATAATTGCACTGTGCCAGTTTCTTCCTGGACCAGCCAGCAGTCAAGTCGGAATATCGATTGGCATGCTGCGTGGTGGTATTTTAGGAGGACTTGTATCCTGGTTCGGCTTTACCGTTCCTTCTGTGATCGCACTTGTATTGTTTGCGTTATTCTATCAAAACTTTTCGCTGGGAGACGCGGCCTGGATTGCCAGCTTGAAAATAGTAGCAGTGGCTGTTGTTGCCCATGCGGTTATTGGCCTCGGTAAAAAGCTGACCCCTGATACACCACGCATTGCCGTTGCGCTGACGGCGGCTGTTGTTATGTTACTTTTCCCGTCAGCATTGGTACAGCTAGGTGTCATTATTGGTGCGGCTATGTTGGGATTTTTTCTATTTTCCAATCAAGCTATACCGCGCGTTCAGCCGTTTTCTATGCCCATAAGCAAAAAACAGGGCGTGGTATCATTGGCGGTGCTGGTAAGCTTACTTATCGGCTTGCCATTGATTTCCCAAACGGTGTCTAACTTGTATGTCACACTCGCTGATATCTTTTTTCGAGTAGGATCCCTTGTCTTTGGTGGTGGCCATGTCGTCCTGCCGCTTTTGGAGCAGGAAGTGGTGCCGAATGGCATGCTTACTGGTAGTGAATTTCTCGCAGGCTACGGAATGGCACAGGCGGTTCCTGGGCCGCTGTTCACGTTTTCCAGCTACTTGGGCACGATGATTAGTGGTATAGGCGGTGCGATTATTGCGACGTTCGCCATCTTTTTCCCGTCTTTTCTGCTGCTTATCGGTGCACTGCCTTTCTTGTCCGAGCTGCGCCAACGTTCCGGTTTTCAGGGCGTCCTAACCGGGGTGAACGCCAGTGTGGTCGGTATATTGCTGGCAGCGTGGTATGACCCGGTTTTTACCAGTTCCGTTGCGGATGGTGCAGACTTTGCATTGGCTGTAGCGCTGTTCGGCCTGCTACATTTTTGGAAAGCACCGGCATGGCTCGTTGTAATCATTGGTGTTATTGTTGGTACAGGCATGAGTTATATATTTGGATAG
- the ahpC gene encoding alkyl hydroperoxide reductase subunit C → MSLIGKEIQPFQASAYNPSNGEFIEVTDENLKGNWSIVCFYPADFSFVCPTELEDLQNQYADLKELGVEVYSVSTDSHFVHKAWHDHSEAISKIEYTMIGDPSQTISRNFDVLDEEIGFAQRGTFIIDPDGVVQAAEINADGIGRDASTLVSKVKAAQYVRNNPGEVCPAKWEEGSKTLKPSLDLVGKI, encoded by the coding sequence ATGTCTTTAATTGGAAAAGAAATTCAACCATTCCAGGCATCCGCCTACAACCCAAGTAACGGAGAATTTATCGAAGTGACTGATGAAAATCTAAAAGGAAACTGGAGCATTGTTTGCTTTTACCCGGCAGACTTTTCATTCGTTTGTCCAACAGAACTGGAAGACCTTCAGAACCAATATGCTGATTTGAAAGAGCTTGGTGTTGAAGTGTATTCCGTTTCAACAGATAGTCATTTCGTCCATAAAGCATGGCACGATCACTCTGAGGCAATCAGCAAAATTGAATATACCATGATTGGCGACCCTTCCCAAACTATCTCTCGCAACTTTGATGTATTAGATGAAGAAATAGGTTTTGCGCAACGCGGAACGTTCATCATTGACCCGGACGGTGTTGTGCAAGCTGCTGAAATCAATGCAGACGGTATCGGCCGTGATGCTAGCACGCTTGTCAGCAAAGTGAAAGCAGCACAATATGTACGTAACAATCCAGGCGAAGTTTGCCCGGCAAAATGGGAAGAAGGTTCCAAAACATTGAAACCAAGCCTTGATCTTGTAGGCAAAA
- a CDS encoding acyltransferase family protein, with product MKRNAYVDNAKLLLVYLVVFGHVIQPFTAASTGMNTLYLWIYTFHMPAFIFLSGFFAKGSGNITYITGLMKKLLLPYVIFQMVYTGYFFLIGKGSWQAGMFYPHWSLWFLFSLFSWHMLLILFKRVPAGMGIAISVGVGLIVGLFGEIGHTFSLSRTFVFFPFFLLGYWMTNEQLGWLRRLRVRIAALVVMSVIGAAIYLAPDFNSGWLLASKSYNDLGMPDLGIFARLLVYVTSGLMAASVLAWVPSRHGRLTYLGRRTLYVYLLHGFFIQLFRKADLFAVHHVMDVLGLAMVAAGIVFILASKPVLGVWQPLVEGKIAMLKRGNGYRQNRPSKSA from the coding sequence ATGAAACGGAATGCTTATGTAGATAATGCGAAATTGCTGCTTGTTTATTTGGTTGTGTTTGGTCACGTTATTCAGCCATTTACAGCAGCGTCGACAGGAATGAACACATTGTATTTATGGATTTACACGTTTCATATGCCGGCATTTATTTTTCTGTCAGGTTTTTTTGCTAAAGGTTCAGGGAACATAACTTATATTACGGGCTTGATGAAAAAGCTGCTGCTCCCGTACGTTATATTTCAAATGGTTTATACAGGTTATTTCTTTTTAATTGGGAAGGGAAGCTGGCAGGCGGGTATGTTTTATCCGCATTGGTCGTTATGGTTTTTGTTTAGTTTGTTCAGCTGGCATATGCTGTTGATTTTATTTAAAAGGGTGCCTGCCGGGATGGGGATCGCTATTTCGGTCGGCGTTGGTCTGATTGTCGGCTTATTCGGTGAAATTGGGCATACGTTTAGCTTGTCAAGGACGTTTGTGTTTTTTCCATTTTTCCTTCTTGGCTACTGGATGACGAACGAGCAATTGGGATGGTTGAGGCGACTGCGGGTGCGAATTGCTGCACTTGTTGTCATGTCCGTCATTGGAGCGGCCATTTATTTGGCGCCTGATTTCAATTCGGGTTGGCTGCTTGCTTCCAAGTCATATAATGATTTGGGTATGCCTGATTTAGGAATATTTGCAAGATTACTAGTTTATGTCACGTCCGGATTGATGGCTGCTAGTGTGCTGGCATGGGTTCCATCCAGACACGGCCGGCTCACTTATTTAGGCAGGCGCACGTTATATGTTTATTTATTGCATGGATTTTTTATCCAGCTATTCCGAAAAGCAGATCTGTTTGCCGTTCATCACGTTATGGACGTTCTCGGGCTAGCCATGGTTGCTGCTGGCATTGTGTTTATACTCGCAAGTAAGCCGGTTCTGGGTGTTTGGCAGCCATTGGTAGAAGGAAAAATAGCAATGCTGAAACGGGGCAACGGTTACAGACAAAATCGGCCAAGTAAGAGCGCATAG
- a CDS encoding phasin family protein, translating to MSDFFKKGFLLGLGVAVTGKEKLEQKLQTLVDKGELTQDQAKNMLHEFTEKGELKTEEWNARSQEQMQELAKDLGLVTKDDIKKLESRMAELEAKLDEKA from the coding sequence ATGAGTGACTTTTTTAAAAAGGGATTTCTTCTTGGACTTGGGGTAGCAGTAACCGGGAAGGAAAAGCTAGAACAGAAGCTACAGACTTTAGTAGATAAAGGGGAGTTAACACAGGACCAGGCCAAAAATATGCTGCATGAGTTCACGGAAAAAGGCGAATTAAAAACGGAAGAATGGAATGCGAGAAGTCAAGAGCAGATGCAGGAGCTTGCAAAGGATCTTGGGCTTGTCACAAAAGATGACATTAAAAAGCTAGAATCCCGCATGGCCGAACTCGAAGCGAAACTTGACGAAAAAGCATAA
- a CDS encoding SDR family oxidoreductase, giving the protein MKIIVFGASGYAGSAIYQLLKNDPQTEVIGTYLDDPGMFDDLYKLDVNEPESFSAFFKQIQPDAVVWSVMSGPYEDELINEGLLHLINHLSPETKLVYISTDFVFADGYGPYTEDSVITKLPDEHVLSTYANAKVKAERFIRNDLINCVILRAGPIYGKNSLGKRDERTNQLLTSLRQGETTAYRDDLIRTFVHVDDLAAAVKAFAMNELTGVYHAGPNQRASFYSFMRRMAESLGYDKELVQRAEKEELPDKEIPKNTALATEKIVKETNLHFRPLP; this is encoded by the coding sequence ATGAAGATAATTGTATTTGGCGCAAGTGGCTATGCAGGTTCGGCAATCTATCAATTGTTGAAAAACGACCCACAGACGGAGGTGATAGGTACCTATCTGGACGATCCGGGCATGTTCGATGATCTGTATAAACTTGATGTAAACGAGCCAGAATCATTTTCAGCATTTTTTAAACAAATTCAGCCGGATGCTGTTGTCTGGTCTGTTATGAGTGGCCCTTATGAAGACGAGTTAATCAACGAGGGGCTGCTGCATCTAATCAATCATTTATCACCAGAAACAAAACTGGTGTATATCTCAACGGACTTTGTATTTGCAGATGGGTATGGTCCATATACAGAGGATAGTGTGATTACAAAACTTCCCGACGAACATGTGTTAAGCACCTATGCCAATGCAAAAGTGAAGGCTGAGCGTTTTATTAGAAATGATCTGATAAATTGCGTGATTTTACGGGCTGGCCCAATTTACGGAAAAAATAGCCTCGGCAAGCGAGATGAACGTACCAATCAATTGCTCACATCACTACGCCAAGGGGAGACGACCGCTTATCGCGATGACTTAATTCGAACGTTTGTGCATGTGGACGACCTGGCTGCTGCGGTGAAGGCATTTGCAATGAACGAATTGACAGGTGTTTATCATGCCGGGCCTAATCAAAGGGCAAGTTTTTATTCGTTTATGCGACGAATGGCGGAATCGCTTGGTTATGACAAAGAGTTGGTTCAACGGGCAGAAAAAGAGGAATTACCGGACAAAGAAATTCCCAAAAACACAGCACTGGCAACTGAAAAAATAGTAAAGGAAACCAACCTTCACTTTCGCCCACTACCGTAA
- a CDS encoding DNA ligase D translates to MDVMKPIASKKLPLGDDWVYETKYDGFRCLLQWEKDSVKLISRKHTDLTANFPEIVAACLTQQPLVEELLPLTIDGELVVLNNAHQANFSLLQQRGRMKNNDRIARASSERPVSFMAFDLLLEAGNSLTGESLEQRKRRLKKLFGGANQLGDLIYLVPFLTDADAAWRKMDHYKGEGLVAKRKTSVYKHAKDHHDWFKIKNWRTITAFLTFYHTKNDYFTAGVFQDGQPVEIGKCKHGLDESEFDALRQLFVTNGTNEPDGYRLPPAVCASIHTLDLVSGEIREPSFHRLLPDMHATDCTAEKMTLDMAMLPETVEATNTEKVFWPSVGITKGDLLAYMREVAPYMLPFLQDKLLTIIRCPDGVEEESFFQKHLPDYAPDFVEGVRRGDRVHLTCNNLDALIWFANHGAIEYHIPFQTANHTQPDEIVFDLDPPGREAFHLAVKAATLLKQLLDNLDLISFVKTSGGKGLQVHIPIPAGSMTYTETGIFTQAIAWTLEQEYPDAFTTERLKEKRAGRLYIDYVQHAKDKTLIAPYSPRKWDDATVATPLFWAEVNDSLAPDMFSIANVIDRVRTNGCPFKTYFTAKQQQPIDKIINMTRE, encoded by the coding sequence ATGGATGTCATGAAGCCGATAGCCAGTAAAAAATTACCACTTGGCGACGACTGGGTGTATGAAACAAAATATGACGGGTTCCGTTGTCTGCTGCAATGGGAAAAAGATTCGGTTAAACTCATCAGTAGAAAACACACGGATTTGACAGCTAATTTTCCCGAAATCGTTGCAGCTTGCCTAACGCAGCAGCCATTGGTCGAGGAGCTTTTGCCGCTAACGATCGACGGGGAGCTCGTTGTCCTAAACAATGCGCACCAGGCCAATTTTTCCTTACTTCAACAACGCGGTCGGATGAAAAATAACGACCGGATTGCGCGAGCCTCATCCGAACGCCCGGTAAGTTTTATGGCATTTGATCTGCTTTTGGAGGCGGGCAATTCGCTGACGGGAGAATCCTTGGAACAACGGAAGCGGCGGTTAAAAAAGTTGTTTGGTGGTGCCAACCAGTTAGGTGATCTTATTTATCTTGTCCCATTTTTGACCGATGCAGATGCAGCGTGGAGGAAAATGGATCACTATAAAGGGGAAGGTCTTGTTGCGAAACGAAAAACAAGTGTCTATAAACACGCGAAAGACCACCATGACTGGTTTAAAATTAAAAACTGGCGGACGATTACAGCATTTTTAACCTTTTATCATACGAAAAATGATTACTTTACTGCTGGTGTTTTTCAAGACGGCCAGCCGGTTGAAATCGGGAAATGCAAGCATGGGCTGGATGAGTCGGAATTCGATGCGTTGCGGCAGTTGTTTGTCACCAATGGGACGAACGAACCGGACGGCTACCGTCTTCCGCCCGCAGTCTGCGCATCTATCCATACATTGGACTTGGTGTCGGGTGAAATACGCGAACCCTCCTTCCACCGGCTACTTCCGGATATGCATGCAACTGACTGTACAGCAGAAAAAATGACGTTGGATATGGCCATGCTGCCGGAGACCGTTGAGGCGACCAATACGGAGAAAGTTTTTTGGCCATCTGTAGGAATAACGAAGGGGGACTTACTCGCTTACATGCGGGAGGTCGCGCCATATATGCTGCCGTTTTTGCAGGACAAGCTGCTCACCATTATCCGCTGTCCGGACGGGGTAGAAGAGGAATCCTTTTTCCAGAAACACTTGCCGGATTATGCGCCGGATTTTGTCGAAGGTGTGCGTCGTGGCGACCGGGTGCACTTGACCTGTAACAATTTGGACGCACTTATCTGGTTTGCTAATCACGGAGCCATCGAATATCATATCCCGTTTCAAACAGCCAATCACACACAACCGGATGAGATTGTGTTTGACCTGGACCCGCCTGGACGGGAAGCATTCCATCTGGCGGTTAAAGCTGCGACATTGCTGAAGCAGCTGCTGGACAACCTTGACCTGATTTCATTTGTCAAAACATCCGGCGGAAAAGGGCTGCAAGTACACATTCCCATTCCAGCCGGAAGCATGACGTATACGGAAACAGGTATATTCACGCAAGCGATTGCTTGGACGCTTGAACAGGAGTATCCGGACGCCTTCACGACCGAGCGTTTGAAAGAAAAGCGCGCTGGCCGGTTGTATATCGACTACGTGCAGCACGCGAAAGACAAAACATTAATCGCACCCTATTCCCCTCGAAAATGGGATGACGCCACCGTTGCTACACCACTTTTCTGGGCGGAAGTCAATGACAGCCTCGCACCAGACATGTTCAGCATTGCTAATGTTATCGACCGCGTCCGAACAAACGGATGTCCGTTCAAAACCTACTTTACCGCCAAACAGCAGCAACCAATCGACAAAATCATCAACATGACCCGGGAGTAA
- the gerQ gene encoding spore coat protein GerQ, which translates to MPQYQQQQFPQYQQMPQYQQMQPPAQQTMLPSEQSYIENILRLNEGKTATVYMTFENNEQWNAKIFKGIVEAAGRDHIILSDPKTGKRYLLLMIYLDYITFDEELNYQYPFNGGQITQQPTREDT; encoded by the coding sequence ATGCCGCAGTATCAACAGCAACAATTCCCGCAATACCAGCAGATGCCACAGTATCAACAAATGCAGCCGCCGGCACAGCAAACAATGCTCCCGTCAGAACAATCCTATATTGAAAACATTCTGCGGTTGAATGAGGGAAAAACAGCCACCGTTTATATGACATTTGAAAATAATGAACAATGGAATGCAAAAATCTTTAAAGGGATTGTCGAGGCGGCCGGAAGGGATCACATTATTCTCAGTGATCCAAAGACAGGGAAACGGTATTTATTACTGATGATTTATCTGGATTACATCACCTTTGACGAGGAACTTAATTATCAGTATCCATTTAACGGTGGACAAATAACTCAACAACCGACGCGCGAAGACACATAA
- a CDS encoding Ku protein, with translation MHTMWKGTISFGLVNIPVKMHAATENKDVKLRNLHKECETPIKYERVCPNCDREVENDEVVKAYEYAKNKFVVLDDEELENLKKEQKDKAVEIMDFVELDEIDPIYFEKSYYLSPDEGGAKSYGLLRSALKDTGKIGVAKMMIRSKEQLAVIRIYENTLVAETIHYPDEVRDVKDVPNVPEADNADEKELDTAKMLIDQLSATFDPEKYKDEYRTALLELIEEKKDQDEVTTAQEKPKPDNVTNLMDALQKSLDRAQDDKKTKPKRKTAKKTAPKKKVAK, from the coding sequence ATGCATACGATGTGGAAAGGAACGATTAGCTTCGGACTTGTCAATATTCCGGTGAAAATGCACGCCGCAACCGAAAACAAAGACGTGAAATTGCGCAATCTCCATAAAGAATGCGAAACACCGATTAAATATGAGCGCGTCTGCCCGAACTGTGACCGGGAAGTGGAAAATGACGAGGTTGTGAAAGCATACGAATACGCCAAGAATAAATTTGTTGTGCTTGACGATGAGGAGCTGGAGAACCTCAAAAAGGAGCAAAAAGATAAAGCAGTAGAAATCATGGACTTTGTCGAATTGGACGAAATAGACCCGATTTATTTTGAAAAAAGCTATTACTTATCACCAGATGAAGGCGGGGCAAAATCGTATGGACTTCTTCGCTCGGCATTGAAGGATACCGGAAAAATCGGCGTTGCCAAAATGATGATCCGCTCTAAAGAACAATTGGCTGTTATCCGCATTTATGAAAATACTCTTGTCGCCGAAACGATTCATTATCCGGATGAAGTCCGCGATGTAAAGGATGTCCCGAATGTGCCGGAAGCAGATAATGCAGATGAAAAAGAATTGGATACGGCAAAGATGCTGATTGACCAACTGTCTGCAACATTTGATCCGGAAAAATACAAAGATGAATATCGCACGGCGCTGCTGGAGCTGATTGAAGAAAAGAAAGATCAAGACGAGGTTACAACCGCTCAGGAAAAACCAAAACCCGACAATGTTACCAATCTGATGGACGCCTTGCAAAAGTCGCTTGACCGAGCCCAGGACGATAAAAAGACAAAACCAAAACGGAAGACCGCCAAAAAAACAGCCCCAAAGAAAAAAGTCGCCAAATAA
- a CDS encoding DUF5327 family protein, giving the protein MAVTNDTIIQKMQKELAQAKQLTGDERAMKKHIANIHLLCELLLEEESIPGAGSDFTVEEMKAMIGTTTPPTPRETTGKVLEEDGANGDSIFDF; this is encoded by the coding sequence ATGGCGGTAACAAATGATACAATCATTCAGAAGATGCAGAAAGAACTAGCACAAGCAAAACAGCTGACCGGGGATGAACGCGCTATGAAAAAACATATTGCGAATATCCATCTGCTATGCGAACTGCTGCTAGAGGAGGAATCCATACCCGGAGCTGGAAGTGATTTCACTGTTGAAGAAATGAAGGCGATGATCGGGACAACAACTCCCCCCACACCACGGGAGACCACGGGAAAAGTTTTGGAAGAAGACGGAGCAAATGGCGATTCTATTTTTGACTTTTAA
- a CDS encoding YjiH family protein, with protein sequence MGKRTYQLTDHLKFLIPSLLGIFLFMTPVSTGDGMTIPIAVMAGWVESLLKDQLSAIMMVIIIVTAILTVLAKIIGPDAFRRTPFFQQLFYTSSFWTVTRVLAAVFAVMVFFRIGPAAIYSDATGQMLLGDLLHVLFAVFLFAGLFLPLLMNYGLLDLFGTLMTKIMRPLFKLPGRSSVDSLASWVGDGTIGVLMTSKQYEDGYYTKREAAVIGTTFSIVSITFTLVVVSEVGLGDMFIPFYLTVIAAGFIAALIMPRIPPLSRKADTYITETSGGIKEEIPAGYNSLTYGYKKALDRAKGETSIYKLFKEGAQNVLDMWMGVAPIVMAFGLVALIFAEHTPLFSWLGLPFIPLLELMQVPFAQEASETILIGFADMFLPAIIGSTIEAEITRFIIAALSVTQLIYLSEVGGLLLGSKVPVSFKDLAIIFLQRTLITLPIITLFAHFIF encoded by the coding sequence ATGGGGAAACGAACCTATCAACTAACAGATCATTTAAAATTCCTTATTCCATCGCTGCTAGGCATTTTCCTGTTCATGACCCCGGTCAGTACCGGTGATGGAATGACCATTCCGATTGCAGTCATGGCCGGCTGGGTGGAGTCACTGCTTAAGGATCAGCTTTCAGCTATTATGATGGTTATTATTATCGTTACAGCAATCTTGACCGTGCTCGCTAAAATAATAGGACCTGATGCCTTTAGGCGGACACCTTTTTTTCAGCAGCTATTTTATACAAGTAGCTTTTGGACCGTGACACGGGTGCTTGCGGCAGTATTTGCCGTAATGGTATTTTTCCGTATCGGGCCGGCTGCTATTTATAGCGATGCCACCGGACAAATGCTTCTGGGAGATTTATTGCACGTATTGTTTGCCGTTTTTTTATTTGCAGGACTGTTTTTGCCGTTATTAATGAATTACGGGCTGTTGGATTTATTTGGAACGTTGATGACCAAGATTATGCGACCATTATTCAAACTGCCCGGCCGTTCGTCCGTTGACTCGCTTGCCTCATGGGTTGGTGACGGGACAATTGGCGTATTAATGACGAGTAAGCAGTATGAGGATGGTTATTATACAAAGCGGGAAGCAGCCGTGATCGGTACGACTTTTTCCATCGTTTCCATTACATTCACATTAGTTGTTGTCAGTGAAGTAGGGCTCGGTGACATGTTCATCCCGTTTTATCTGACAGTAATCGCAGCCGGATTTATCGCGGCACTAATAATGCCACGAATTCCTCCACTGTCCCGGAAAGCAGACACATACATCACCGAAACGTCTGGTGGCATTAAGGAAGAAATTCCTGCAGGCTATAACAGTCTGACCTATGGCTATAAGAAGGCATTAGATAGAGCAAAAGGGGAAACAAGTATTTATAAACTCTTTAAAGAAGGCGCCCAAAATGTTCTGGACATGTGGATGGGAGTTGCGCCGATTGTTATGGCATTCGGCCTTGTTGCCTTAATCTTTGCAGAGCATACGCCCCTTTTTAGCTGGCTTGGCCTGCCGTTCATCCCACTTTTGGAACTGATGCAAGTTCCATTTGCTCAGGAAGCATCCGAAACAATCCTGATTGGGTTTGCCGATATGTTTTTACCAGCCATTATTGGATCTACCATTGAGGCGGAAATAACAAGATTTATCATCGCAGCACTATCGGTCACACAGCTAATTTATTTATCGGAAGTCGGAGGACTGCTGCTCGGTTCCAAAGTACCTGTTTCTTTTAAAGATCTGGCTATCATATTTTTGCAGCGGACGCTGATTACACTGCCAATCATCACGCTGTTCGCACATTTCATATTTTAA
- a CDS encoding DUF423 domain-containing protein, which produces MKAFLALGAINGFLAVALGAFGAHGLEGKLTEKALGTWEKAVNYQMFHTMALLAVGLLLAKWQNGGLIWAGWMFLIGIILFSGTLYIYSVTGVKTFAMITPLGGVAFLIGWVLVGYAVMKYL; this is translated from the coding sequence ATGAAGGCATTTCTGGCACTCGGAGCGATTAATGGCTTTCTGGCCGTTGCGCTTGGGGCATTCGGGGCACATGGCCTGGAAGGTAAGCTTACGGAAAAGGCACTTGGCACATGGGAAAAAGCTGTGAACTATCAGATGTTTCATACGATGGCATTGTTGGCTGTCGGACTGCTGCTGGCCAAATGGCAGAATGGTGGACTGATTTGGGCTGGCTGGATGTTTTTGATTGGAATCATTCTTTTCTCCGGCACACTCTATATCTATTCGGTGACCGGTGTGAAAACATTCGCGATGATTACCCCGCTTGGTGGTGTCGCTTTTTTGATCGGCTGGGTGCTCGTTGGCTATGCCGTTATGAAATACTTATAG